The genome window AGCGGCAGACTGGAGTCTGCTGTAGGATCTGGCGTTGGGGTGTGTGGGCAGTTGGAAACGTGACAGTTTTGCACACCTACTGTTGCTTTAGTCAGAGCTATTTATCGCTGTGCGTGCCCTGACTATCTCCTGAGGAGATAACCAGAGCCACATCTTGCTTCACAGGTTCAGCGTCTCCAACGATCTCAAGTATGATGCCGAGAGAGACCTGAAGGACATTGAAGCCTCCCACATTCCTGTGCACGCTCTGAATAAGGTAGGGGAGAGAAGTTGTGATGGTGTTCTGGAAAGTCAGCCTACAGTAGCAGTTCGACGGATCCGCCTTAGCGTGTGAAGCAGCAGTCGCTTCTGCCTCCGCGTGGCTGGTGGCGCAGGCAGTAGCAGACAGCAAGCTGCTTGCTGTTCCCTTCTCGCAGCGTGCTCTTCCCACTCTGGACTCTTGCTATTTTTATACGCTCTGCGGAGCTGCACTGTGAGCGCAGAGCTGTTTCCTGCAGGGAGTGAGAAGCGCCTCCAGGTACAAAGTGCGAAGTACAGGAGGGCTTGAGCCTTTCTCCCCACTCCTGAAGAGTCCTGCAGAGGGAACAGCTCCTGTTAGATGGGGCCGCGCTCTGCTCTCCTGGGCTGGTTTCATGGATCCGCTTTCCAGAGCACACGAGTAAGGGAGCACAGATAAACGCAGGGGGCTGCAGGCGCGCGGTGCCGTGGCTGAGCACGCGGCCGTTTCTGCCCCGCTGAGCAAGTCAGAGAATTTTCAGACTTTCTTCCAGTTATTCAGTGATGAGGATGAAGTCTTCCTCAAAAGAAACGACCGGCAGTTGTGTAGTGGCTGTTCACAGGGTTCTTCATAGCCTGTGCTTTAGTTTCTTATCCAGGCTTGTGCTTGCCCCGCCGCTGGCCAGTTACTGAAACGCTCTCCTCTGTTTTTCAATGGTGTTGAACAACCAGCTCTTACGAAGTCAATGGAAACCACATGTGCTCAACACCTCTGAATGTGCTGTATTAGGAGACTGAGGGAGATGTTTGTTTTCAGACCAAAAAGGCTTTAAATGGAACTTTTTTTCCGATTGGGACCacgggttttttccccccaccttttATTTCGTTACAGGTGGGACCCGTGATAGTAAGACAGCCAATAATCTCACGGGGTCaaagagaaaatgcttttctagAAGTAATTAAAACAGATGGGAGGGTCCAAAACAATTAAACGCTCTCAACTGTTGcttaaacaaatgaaattatttcagttggcCAGAAAATTGAAGTCTTAGCATGGTCTCCACATTTCGCTGCGTGCGTCCAGATGTGCTGACACATTGGCTAGTGGAACTTGTCCAGACATTTAAAGTCCCTGTCGTCACCACATCTCAGTGCCAAATAGAAGCGCTGAAGACGTCAGCTACCGACAGTCTTTTGTCTGTTCTGCTCTCGACTGGGGTTTGTTCTTGGAGGCAGGAGCGTGTGTCCTGCACAGTCACGGCACAATCGGGGGGATCGATTGTGGGCAAAGAATGGGCGCGACATGCTGGGACAAGCATCGCGAGTGTGTGTgctctccttcttcctccctgcagATTAAATACGGTGACACAGCTACCTCAGAAGGAGTCCTTTTTGCCACTTATTCTGCGCTGATCGGTGAAAGCCAGGCAGGCGGGCAGCACAGGACACGCTTAAAGCAAATTTTGGACTGGTGCAGGGAAAATTTTGATGGAGTTgtatccttttttaaaaaacaaagagaactGGAGAGGGAGAATTGCATGCTTGTGATTGTACTTCAGAACAAAGAGCTTGGGGCCATCTGAAGTCACTGGGAGCAGCTGTGCCGAGCAGCCCCGTGCCTGCGGTAgatatttaaatgctttaagCACATGCGTCCCCCCAcgctcctctcctcctcctccgcaggCTGCAGTGTTaatgggaggaggggaagaatgCAGCTGGGATTaaccttttcagtatttttctccctcagCAATGCAAGACAAGACACATCTTGGAAGTAAAAGGAGAGCGAGGGGGGAAGTGATTTTGGGCTCTGAGAAGCAGGGGACTGGGCAAAGCCGACAGATTTCATGCAGTGTGGGGAACGAGTCAGTCCTGTTGATACTGGGACTGGTTGTCAGTTGGCTGGCGGGGGCTGGGTTGTATTTTCTGTCTGCTCCCATCCCTGTGGTGAAAATAGATCCTTTCTCCTTAACTGACGTTTCCCTCCAGATTGTGTTTGATGAATGCCACAAAGCCAAAAATGCCAGCTCTACTAAAATGGGCAAAGCAGTGCTGGACCTCCAGAACAAACTGCCTCGAGCAAGGGTTGTTTATGCCAGTGCCACAGGTGAGTGTCTCTGGGCATTGTGTGGGCACCGTGCGTAAACAGTTGCCCGTCACCTCTGTGACCTGAAGGATGCCCTTGAGATGGGAGCACACGCGCCGAGAGTACGCGTTCGTGCTGGAGGGGAGTCTGGGGTGCTAAGATCTGCCCCGAGCCCCATCGTTGCCCATTACTCGTGACTTTTTGGCAAGTCGGTctaatttctttccagtttaaCTGGTTCCTGGCCAGCTGTTGAGCTGTGCGATGACGCTTGGCCACTCAGTGTATGGAGGGCAATGTTCAGAAAGGTCCTTGCATCTCCTGAGGTGTGATGGCAAATGACTGTCCTCTTAAGAGTTCACTGTACTTGAGTGAAAACTAGTCACAGCTTCTGTGGTTTTGCTAACAGCGAATTTTGTTCAAACAGGTGCCTCTGAGCCAAAAAACATGATTTACATGAGCCGCCTGGGGATCTGGGGGGAGGGCACCCCTTTCAGAGCGTTCGATGAGTTCCTGCATGCGATTGAAAAGAGGTAAGTCATGTCCAGCATCCCCTTTCACGTGGCTTACGTTTTGTGGCAGCCTTTGTTTGGGAACCGGGTGCGATGCCTGAGGACAGTGTCTGAGGGCAGCCTGAGCCACGAGAGGCGGTGGTTCTGCAGAGGCACCTACCTGGTGCTGCCCATAGCAGAGGAAGGGGTTTCACTGCTGTCTTCCTTTCCCAGGGGAGTTGGTGCAATGGAGATCGTGGCAATGGACATGAAGGTCAGTGGGATGTACATTGCCAGGCAGCTCAGTTTCACTGGAGTGACCTTCAGAATTGAGGAGATCCCGCTGGATCAGCAGTACAAGATTGTCTACGACAAGGCAGCGAAGTTGGTGAGCTGGTCCCTCTGCAGTGGGGAGAGCGATGTTTACTTGCACTTTGGGCGCGGCCACTGTTACGTGGGAGGACTTGAGGACCCTGAACGTGGCCATGACCACAGACTTTgtttataagaaagaaaaggggtGCACATGCTCAGCTTACATAAAAAatgaccttttttctttttttttgcttctatttAAAAGTTCCGCATTTGCAAACCAGAGCTTGCAACATCATGCTAGCACACAAAGGAGAGAATGACCAGGCTGCTCGTTCAGCCTAGCACAGCGCCATAAATACTGATGTTAAATCACATTATCAAACCCCAGACTGTTCTAATAACCTCCTACacagcagtaatgaaaaagaaaaccaagataTTAACTCAGCCTTTCTCGGTATTGTCTGCAGTGGGCAGAGGCCTTGATTGTGTTCCAGCAGGCGGCCGACTGGATCGGCTTGGAGTCTCGGAAATCCTTGTGGGGTCAGTTCTGGTCAGCTCACCAGCGCTTCTTCAAGTATCTCTGCATTGCTGCTAAAGTCCGGCGACTCGTTGAGCTTGCCAAGGAAGAGCTGGCGAAGGATAAGGTGTGCTATCAGagccttgctgcagcagctaTCAGTCTTATATTacaagtgatttttttgtagTCTGCAACCAAAGGGAGTTAATGATTGTTCAGCTTGACTTGAAAGCAATTTAAAACCTCTTTAAGGATGAGTTTCTCTCTAGATTAACCAGAATGAGGTACGGTGCCcagatttctgaaaacattcacGGGAAACGATACTGGGGAGTTAACATGGCCTCGTCTTCTGGGGCATTACCCGCTGCTCATTTATGGGCAAGCTGATCTGAAACAGTGGGTTTGGTCATGCTCAAGCTAGAAGAGGTACCAGATCCTTCACCTCAAGGACAGCCCTGTCCTTTCATCCATCTGGATGCGATTTGGAAATTTTAGGCAGAAACAACCTAGTACAGTCAGTTAGCTTCTGTAACCGGAGTCATCATCTCTGGTGTGAGCAGCTGTACGGTTCTGGATGCTGAAAGATTTGAGATGGTTCTTGATCAGGAGCTCTGCTACAGGTCCAACACGTATTTGGGACAGGGTCCAAGGGAAACGTACCTGGGACTGTGAAATACAGTCTCTTGACCCTGCAGCTGCTTGccctggtgctggctgtggTACCTCTCCCTGACGCCTTGCTGGGCCATCCCCTGTGTTTCCCTGCAGTGTATTGTCATCGGCCTGCAGTCCACCGGGGAGGCTCGCACCAGAGAGGTCCTGGATGAGAACGACGGCCATCTGAATTgttttgtctctgctgcagagTGAGTTAAAAATCCCTGTTTTTCTGCTGGGGGGGATgcatgggaggctggaggtgTGCTGGGGaaagccctgccctggggccACTCATCACCTGCAGTTCTTGAAATGCAGTTTCGTAATGCCTCACCCTGGGCAGGCTGTAAGTAGAGAGGACGCTTAGCTGGGTCCTTGAGGCACGGTGTCTTCAGTATGACTTCATGAGCTAGATCCTGGATTTTGAAGTTTCCTGTGGCCCAAACTGGCATGAACAGCCTGATCTGACTCTCCGCACACTGAAAGGAATTGGCAGGTGTAGGAGAGACAGAAATGTGCGCTCAGGTGGGGTTTGTGTGGGTCCGAGTCTGGAAAACGGGGCTGTTGACAATGAAGAAACGAGCAAGAGACTCTCATGTGGTGACGGAGGCCGGGACGATCACATGAGGCGACGTCGCTGGAGCAGTGAGAGGAAGAAGTGGCCCGAGGAGGGTAGATTCACTGGTGCTGGCTTCCAGCACGCGTACGAGGCAGGACATGTTCGATTGTCAGGCGTCTGCAGCGTTCTGGTTGTGTTGCCTTTGTTCCTAGCTAAGGGGTGAATTGGTTGTGCCTGAAGCGAAGCCAGCAGCAGGACTCCTGCTGCCCTTTCAGCACAGAATGAGGCTCGTGCTCCCCCGTGTTTCTGCAGCTTGCAAAATACTGGCCTGTCCCATGAACGCGGCTGTTCCTGCGCAGTGGGTGCCGAAAACCGGGGACGAGTCGCATTTCCTCCGTTCTGCAGGAGACAGGGCTGttactgctttcttttgaaGTGACATTTAATGCAGGTGGAAGCAATGAGAGATGCCAGAGACAGTGTGTGTCCAGTTTAGGCAAAGCGATCCTCCCGTGTTGATGGAGGGGTTGTGTTGGTCTGAGTCACTCTGCTGTCGCTAGTCCgttcctgaaaaacaaataccAGCTCGGTGACAGCGCGCAAGGCAAGTCTAACAACTGCTTGGACTGATTTCGTCTCCTGGATTGTTTTTCATGTCGCAGAATTCAGAGGACTTTAGTCTAGAGGACTGCGTGGTCGCTTTGAGTCTTGCTCAGCTGTCGAAGGAGGAAGGGTCTGTTAGTGATCACGCACACCGCTCGACTCTGTCCCCAGTTCTAGAGGCAAGAGCTCCTTGCTCGGCAGCACTGGCCAGATAACTGAGAGTCTCCTGGCATCTGCTGAGCCTCCGGCTGTGGTGTCCTGGTTTTACAGTACTTCAGGGGATTTCTTGAGGGGAGTGTGCTGGGAAGAAGCAGCTTAAAAGATGCCAAGAAAcagggttaaaaataaattgattgTTCAGCGAGTGAATACCAGCCCAACCCTTCATTCACAGGGAAGACGGGGAGTGCAAGTGTTGGGAAAGGGCAAGGTTTCGTGGCAGGGAGGCTCCGGACCTGGGAGTGAGTCGTTGCATTTTGAGCCCAGGgtcaccccagcacccaggacAAAGGGGTTCTCCCTGGCGCCGTGTAATCGCCAGCACTTCATAGCCAGCACAGGGCTCTGCCCCGACGGGGAGCGGTGCCGTCGACGTCTCCTTCAGCCCCCCACACCAAGGGTCTTAGAGCTCCCTCCCCGGTTCCCAAGACTCCCTTTTTCTCACACGAGCGAGTTGTCATGTCCATACCTCTCAGCTGTTGCTTTCaatgtttggtttgttgttttgttgtttttattttccaaccAGAGCTCATTCAGCACTGCCTTCTCATTGCACTGGGGGTTCGTCCCACCCAACACGATCCGCATTTAAGCATTTGCTCTTTTATTAGCAGAACGgcccacagaaatatttgttttccacCTCTTACGATTTTTTCCATTCACCTGAAACCACTACGTATCCTCGTTTTGTCACTTTCCTCCGTTTCGTGGGCAAGTGAGCCCACGTCCAGTTAATCGGCGGACTTGGTGGAGCACATTTGTTGGACAGCCTGACAGCGGTCTCTGCTGTCAGAGCatggagaggggctgggacTCGCTGGATTTTTCAGTAGTGATGCAACATCTTCCCAGTATAGAGTTTCCCATTTAAAACTCCCTCTTAGTTGCTATATAAAGGTCTTGCAGCTTTGGCGTGCCACGTGCTCCGTTGCAGCGTCTCCCTGGaacggccccgctcccgccgccagCAGGGAGGCCACGGCGGAGGGCGATTTTCCCGGCATTGCAGTGCTCTGCATCCCTCGGCACGCCCGTTTCACGGCTGAGGACCTGCTGGCGCAGCCCACGCTCCCACGGCCGACTTCTGTGTCTCCCAGCAGAGGCCTGTGGTGAAACACGCTCAGTCCGagttgctgctgttctgcagagcCATGCCGTACCCGTGGCTGGCTGATCACGCGCTAGTAGTTGTGGTGCAGGATTTACCCCTCTCTCATGAAATGTGGTGCTATCTCAAATACACATTGCTACATGATACGGCAGATGTTCCTATTCCTGGTAGCTAGAATAAATTTTGCATCTTACTTTCAGAGGCGTCTTTCTATCACTAATTCAGAAGCACTTTCCTTCAaccaaaagaaagagagaaaaaggaactgGCATTAAAAGAAAACGTAAGAGCACACTCCACTGCCCAGCATCTGACCTCCTGCCTTGCTGCTTCACCCCAGCcactcagctttttctttttctttttcccttttccctacTTCATGCTTTTTGCTACTCTGCCCTGGTTTCAGTTTGCCCTCCTGCACATCTCCCGTCACTCTCTCTCATCTGGAGGACGGCAGCTTTAGGTcattccccctttcctccctctaACCCACTCCCCTGTCACAGCGTAGGTCCTCGCCGCCGCCTCTTGCCCAGTAGCTGTGCCCCtttccctcagccgctccctTGCCTAGGCTGGGGGCAGATTGCACAAGAGTCCTGGCTGCATGTCTGAAGCCCTCCTGCAGCAAGGGGGGTTTCTCCGCTCCCCTTACTTATAGCATGGCAGGTGTcctgggggaaaagaaaaaatcacttCCCTGCCAAATTATTGGCTGCGGCTGCAGGTAAGAAGAGTTTTGGGATTTCTCCTCCGGTGGGATGCggtggagggggaagagggggacaGCAGCGCTGGCAGATTGCGGAGGTTGTCCTGACTGGCTGCTGTTGCAGAGCAGCCTGCGCAAGCTGGTTTGTGAACCCGCTCACGTAGCAGGGGCATGTCTTACTGTGCTTGGAAGTAAACAACGTCCCGAAACACTGGCAGCTCCCCATGTCCTGCACGTTCCTCTGGAGGCAGTCAAACCTGCGGGCTCCTTCCCCTGAGGAGTTAGCACTGCTTAGAGCCTGCTGCGTGTTCATCCTGACGTGTGCAACTAGCTTCAGTCCTGATAAAGATtgccttgtttttcctttctctctcttcctttctctccctttctctccgtgcccctctctccttcccttcctaacttccccctcctccccgtcCCGAGAGGCTCTGTCTCTCCAAGATCAGCCTTTCATTTGGGGCAATCTCAGCTATTTTGtgatttctcctcctctttctgaGCTGGCACTTGCTGTTCTGCATTGACGCATGAGGCCGGGGACTCTCCCTTGACGCCGCTCGCTCTCCCTtgcagggaagcagaggggCCGCTGCGCCAAGGCTCTGAAGGGCATGTGTGACCCCGTGGGTGTGATCAAGATCAGCGATGACAGCAGCACCGACTCTGACATGGGGCTCGACAGTGACTTCAACTCCTCCCCGGAGTCCGTGTTCGAGACAGACGATGTCATCTTTGTGGAGCACACCTACAACGGCTTCGCAGCTGAGGACAGAAGTAAGCAGAGCCGCCGCACGGGGTTAGCGCCTTCCTCCGCGGGGGGAGCCGGGAACGGGAGTCGCTTGGCTGCGTCGAGCACGGCAGCCAGTGCGCGggaaggcagctgcaggcagccacccGCCCCAGTGCCCCCAAGCACCGGCAGCGGCAGGTCAGACGGGACCTCTCCGGGGGGCTCTGGCTAAGGGGATTGTAGAGTCGGCGAGCTGATGTGAGGAGACTCTGCTGGCGTCGTCTTGGAATGGCAAAGCTCCTTCTGTGCTTGGAACAGCTTTATGATCTTGGCTAGTTTTTATCCTCTGATGTTCAGACTTGGCCTTGTGAGGCTGATTCACCGTAACGTGCTGTGGTCAGCGAGCAGGGAGAATTTGCCCTGCATGCTCCTTTTCCCACCAAAACGGGGAAGCCCAGAGGGAATTCGCTCCGTGCTCAGCAGCATTTATTGCAAGTCAAGGTgtctttgctgtctttgctCATCAGATAGTGTCCCCAGAAGCCCTTAGGGACAATTCCACCCCCCCAGTTTGCAATTACCAGGTAACTCTAAACTTTTGCATTTTACGTTGCAGGTAATTTTCACATGCTGCCTTCCCAGAAAGAGATGCACGGCCTGAGAGAGCTAGAACACGTGGAAAGGATGAAGCAGGACCTCCTAGCAAAAGTAAAAGCACTGGGCAAAGAGCTACCTCTCAATACCTTGGATGAACTGATCAATCACTTTGGGGGCCCGGAGCACGTGGCTGAGGTACTCCTCACAATCAAGAGTATGCTTTGGTGGCGCTGggtgacaggagaaggggccAGCAAAGGGCGTTCCCGCTGGAAGAGggtttcctctccttcctcgcAATCTGAAAAAGCTGTTGAGAATTGACTTTTAAAATTGACTTTTAGAATTGACTTGCTGCGCCGTGCAGGTGTCTCCCCTCTGCTAACAGCCTCTCTCTCCTGTGCGGTGTGTGCAGATGACGGGGCGGAAGGGCCGGGTGGTTTGCAGACCGGACGGCTCCGTCATGTTCGAGTCCCGTGCAGAGCAAGGCCTCTCTATAGACCATGTCAACCTGAAGGAGAAGGAGCGTTTTATGAAAGGGGAAAAGGTGAGTCAGGCTTGAGCCAAGGAAACCTCTAGACATCTGCACGGGAGCAAGTACCctgagaggggaaggagagggagggtgCCTTTGCATGCTTGTGCCTTGCCAGCCTCAGGCCAGCAAGgctctgcagcttttctgtctgtctgtctgacCCGCTAGAAGGTGGCAAGGAGTCCTGGGTCCCTTCGTGGGCTCGGGCTACTGTTGTGCTTCGGGCTGTTTCTCGAAGCAGCCTTGCAGATGTCCAGGAAACTCACCCTCCTTTCTCACTTGTCTCTCTCCCTTAGCTTGTAGCAATAATCTCCGAGGCCTCCAGCTCAGGTATCTCTCTCCAAGCAGACAGACGGGTGAAAAACCAGAAGCGCCGGGTGCACATGACGCTGGAGTTGCCCTGGAGCGCAGACCGGGCCATTCAGCAGTTTGGTGAGGGCTGGGTCTTCTCGGTCACTGTCCCCTTCCCCTGAGTGAAGCTCAGACCGTGCACCCTTGGGCAGTCCTGGGGAGGAAAGGTGTCCGTGGCTGCCCGAGCCAGGCTTCTGCTGCAGGCGGGGCAGGTGTCTTTAGCTTTCTGAGATACGGCACCTTGCCAGGATGGAAATGCAGACACAAAGCAGCTGTGGAGAAGGTTTGTGTTGACTTCAGGAGTGACCAACCTGCAGTGTGGGAAGCGGGAATCCTCCCGTACATGTTAGCAGTGTGTCCTCATGAAACACGCCAGGGGTGCCTGGGGATTTCGGTTCCCCCTGGGGGAGGCTCTGGAGGATGCGGAGCGACGGTTGCTCAATACGTGGGCACAGAAGAAGTAATGCGCATCCTAGCTCGAACTGGGGAGTCACTCCTCAGCCCCAGAGGGTCAGGGCTGTAAATGCAACTCTGCCAAGGGCTCAGCAGCACCAGGGTGATGAAAACCAGCATAACGTGGAAAATTGTTCTGGTGCTCTCACCTCTTGCTCAGCTTCCCCTCCCGTACCAGCCAGGCCGTACCAACCTCTCCTTTCACTTCTCATGTCCCTCTAGGTCGAACTCACCGATCAAACCAGGTTTCTGCTCCAGAGTATGTCTTCCTTATCTCCGAGctggcaggggagaggaggtTTGCATCCATCGTGGCAAAACGTCTGGAGAGCCTAGTAAGTGCCCTGCAGCAGAGAGATCAATGTGTCAGTTCCAGTTCTCTGTGAAGAGCTTCCATTTCAGTGTTCCCGCTGGCGTGGCCAGTGTAATTAGCACGGGGGATTGCATCACCCCTGACTAAAGGCGTTGCAGAACAGAGGGCTTTTAGTATCCTGGGATTTAAGAAAGGAAGTGAAGAAGAATATGTAACCAAGGCATCAGGAGGAATTTCAGGGAAGCAGAACCCAATTCCACATGCTGGAATTACCCCACTGCTACAGGAGAGTAAAACCATCTGTTTCCAGGAAGCTGATGAAATAATTAATGGAATAATTAATTTGTCTGTTTCATTTATCTCCACTTCTGATAAATCCTCAAATACTTCGGTAAAGTCTCAATATTCCAGAGGAACGCTGCCTCCCCACAGCACGTTCCTATCCTGGCCTCTCCTGAGACGTGGCTTTGGCCATCTTTCTCTGGTGTTTTGCAACAGCTAAAAGTAAGAACTTCTTGCTTGGTCTGCCTTCCTAGGGTGCCTTAACTCATGGAGACCGACGGGCCACTGAGTCCCGAGACCTCAGCAAGTACAACTTTGAGAATAAGGTAATTTGCGGCTGCTCTGAGGGTAGCTCAGCCAAGGAGGGGTTGAAGTAGTCAGCAAATACCTTCAGTGGGAGCCAGCGGCAGGAAGGTCATTGCTGGCATCTACAGGCAGGATCTGGCCTAGCACCCAGCTCCCCGCGTGTAGCCTCACCTACAGCATACGGAACTGAGCTAATAATCATGCATCCGAGCTGCACGCTGGCGGGAGGACGGTGCTCCCGCAGGGGGTGCTGGGAAGGGTGCATGGGCCTCCACCCCCAAGGGAGCTGGTGCCAGCACTGCGGGGCGGACGTGAGGGTTGCTGTGCTCTGGTCCCCTGGGGACGGAGGAGTCCCTGAAGCACGGCTTCCCCCTTGGCACAGCCACCAGGTCCGTGGCCCTTCCTGGAGGCCATGGCTTTCTCTGCAGTGCGGGCAGAAGTGTTGTGAGGCGCTCGGTGCGCTGGGCTGCCAATGTGGGTTTGTCCCATGCGCGATTCTCCTTTCACAGTACGGGGCTAAAGCACTAGACAGAGTTCTCTCCACTATCCTCAACCACACGGAGAACAGAGTTCCTGTGCCCAAGAGCTACGACAGAGGGGAGGCTGCGTTTTTCCAAGGTAAGAACATTATCAGCTCCGGGGTCTCTTTGCATCGCTGGCCAGGTCGGTCTCAGGTTTGAGATGCTTGAAGAGCCAAGCAGCAGGCTGAAGGTCAGAGAGAGGGAACAGTACCACTGACTTAGCAGCTCACCAGTGAGCAGGGCAATTGGCCACCCAGATGCATGTCACCCTGCCAGAGGTGGGGGAAAATGGGTCTGGGACAAGCTTAGCTGTGGAATAACAGGCACAGCTGGAGaggaagcagccctgcaggactGCTGAGGAGGAGCTTAACCCTAAAATGCACAAGCTGTCTTCTGCCATTCCAGAAATGAAGCAAGGTCTCATCTCTGTGGGGATCTGCTGCAATCAGATGAAGTACGGCACTGTCGCAGTGGAGAAGGGTATGTGTCAAGCTTTTCCTGCCCAGCGTGGGGGAGAAGTGAGAGGCAGGTGTGTCGTGGCCCACCCTGCCCATCTGCACGGGAGCACAGCCTCGAGGGCTTTGCTGTGCAGCCAGGGgaggatgtttgctttgaggAGAGGGTCCCGCGGCCATTAGCCCGCGCTGCAGGTCAcatctccctgcagcagcctggcagctgactgcagctggaggagcagccctggggctgctgccatTGGGAAGGGACGTCGGGTGGCTGTCCTTGGGAGCCTGCTGGTGGCTCCGTGCCCAGCTGCACCTCATCCTCTGACCTGCCATGCTCTTGCAGACTGCTCCATCACCAAGTTCCTGAACCGCATCCTGGGTCTGGAGGTGGACAAGCAGAACATGCTCTTCCAGTATTTTTCTGACACCTTTGACTATCTGATtgaaaaggacaagaaggagggCAAATACGACATGGGCATCCTAGGTACGGAGAAAGAGGGGTGGCCAGACCTCTCCCTACTGCACCCCTGAGGTTCTCTGCCCCTCCCTGTGCTGACTGATGGCTGTTCCACGGCCGCAGCCGTCTCAGGCACTGCGGTGTCCTCACACAGCACAAATCCTGAGTCTcttgcagggagaggaggcCATGTGGGAAGACGTTTCTTACAGCAGTCTTTTCTCCTACAGATTTAGCCCCAGGAGTGGATGAGATCTACGAGGAGAGCAAGGAGGTCTTCCTGACCCCTGGGCACCCGCAGGATGGGCAGGTCGTGTTTTATAAGGTAGGCAGCCTGCACAGCTATCTCTGCAGTCCGGTCTTCTCCAGTGCTTCCCACTCTGGAGCTGTGAGCTGCTGGGTCCCTCCGCCTGCGCTGCGGCTTTGCGTCATGTTTGCATCACATCTGCCTTGGCCATGAGTAGGTGATCGGTGCTGGGAGTTACACGGAGGAGGCAAGGAgaggccctgccctgccccgggggCTCGGGGCTGCCAGACCCATGAGTGCAGTCTGGCAGTGCCTGTTtagaggctgcagcagcatcgAGTTTGTGTTGAGGGTGTGATTTGTGAAACAGACACATGCACTTTCCTGAAGTTACAGAATCCCTGTGTTTGTCCCTGTTTAGATCAGCGTTGAC of Phalacrocorax aristotelis chromosome W, bGulAri2.1, whole genome shotgun sequence contains these proteins:
- the SBNO2 gene encoding protein strawberry notch homolog 2 isoform X1, whose protein sequence is MPSARPAMDGGRNYPQHEHQQSGNTLYSIPGLRSQLAVPAMENSLLAADSWSSCYPASFPTSSFPSENQQYFNSHHDFYMNSISRPHFLDTNYASVDPTDILPKNGDFPQDSSYLDELSNNNSLFSSPADSLSDIADPKDFLSADSLNHVPTLWDVNTPQQNQIELFSPSRSFTGLNSSSDCVSAVPNTPLLISYQSQAPAEEEDEGEEEETEELGQTETYAEYIPSKSKIGKHHPDLVVETSTLSSVPPPDITYSLSLPCSVADKGSLSALQLEAIIYACQQHEVLLPNGQRAGFLIGDGAGVGKGRTVAGIIFENYLKGRKKALWFSVSNDLKYDAERDLKDIEASHIPVHALNKIKYGDTATSEGVLFATYSALIGESQAGGQHRTRLKQILDWCRENFDGVIVFDECHKAKNASSTKMGKAVLDLQNKLPRARVVYASATGASEPKNMIYMSRLGIWGEGTPFRAFDEFLHAIEKRGVGAMEIVAMDMKVSGMYIARQLSFTGVTFRIEEIPLDQQYKIVYDKAAKLWAEALIVFQQAADWIGLESRKSLWGQFWSAHQRFFKYLCIAAKVRRLVELAKEELAKDKCIVIGLQSTGEARTREVLDENDGHLNCFVSAAEGVFLSLIQKHFPSTKRKREKGTGIKRKRKQRGRCAKALKGMCDPVGVIKISDDSSTDSDMGLDSDFNSSPESVFETDDVIFVEHTYNGFAAEDRSNFHMLPSQKEMHGLRELEHVERMKQDLLAKVKALGKELPLNTLDELINHFGGPEHVAEMTGRKGRVVCRPDGSVMFESRAEQGLSIDHVNLKEKERFMKGEKLVAIISEASSSGISLQADRRVKNQKRRVHMTLELPWSADRAIQQFGRTHRSNQVSAPEYVFLISELAGERRFASIVAKRLESLGALTHGDRRATESRDLSKYNFENKYGAKALDRVLSTILNHTENRVPVPKSYDRGEAAFFQEMKQGLISVGICCNQMKYGTVAVEKDCSITKFLNRILGLEVDKQNMLFQYFSDTFDYLIEKDKKEGKYDMGILDLAPGVDEIYEESKEVFLTPGHPQDGQVVFYKISVDRGLKWEQAYEKSLKLTGSFDGFYLSYKMRGCKHTCLLAEQSRGKNFILYKPNIGKQSQPESLDSLQKKYRRVPPEEAKEHWESSYHFSLKKCNHAVWNRSCKLIQEGKECFQGMRLRHYYMLCGALLRVWSKIASIMADITNTSYLQIVRLKTKEKKKQVGIKIPESCVRKVLEELKQMDENVKRKHNRLLQAQEQSPQFSLPLHILPQSLDLTQTGPGVPLPSHSLHQDKILDLTYSPPSNSIPDVVMNPEPGALCFPSEPVLQPHQQHRLPFGFSHPSAFQSPAPVLEGNVPLSSSLHEHLSLPHPGPLQILQQQQEDFVQQDGNINFREILEDMLRTLNGAPQENILPQERQSVIQFSGPYADF